A genome region from Gigantopelta aegis isolate Gae_Host chromosome 3, Gae_host_genome, whole genome shotgun sequence includes the following:
- the LOC121368162 gene encoding putative nuclease HARBI1: MDAMLGLVCTIHGLVMDEFYSMLQFLRKKRIKNRRLLLLMKKRWRNIHMPVIKTGVACTLFLDMDNYTLRRHIRLNREQLDTFIRFLTEFGHDDPPVRFGGPPQISLELKALMFLWYMSNANSFREMSDKFNVGQGSAHQIITKILMSIHHLSHRYIKWPDEHEKIHNTRQFFRTSGQENIIGAVDGCHFAIIRPAKSGISYLNRKGYYSVLLQGVCDWKGKFVSVFIGPPGRVHDTRMLRKSDLYAEKGVLLGNQWKLLGDSAYVSNDFPFIITPKRDNGNLTATDIQQNTNISKGRVIIENAFGMMKCRFRRVRDIQNTNLELVVRIILAACTLHSMLIEDGYVCPDHPDGCPRDDADDNDDAQ; the protein is encoded by the exons ATGGACGCCATGCTAGGCCTAGTTTGCACCATCCATGGTCTAGTTATGGATGAATTCTACAGTATGCTACAGTTTTTACGGAAGAAGAGAATTAAAAACAGGAG ACTACTGCTTCTGATGAAGAAGAGATGGCGGAATATACACATGCCAGTTATTAAGACGGGGGTGGCATGTACACTGTTCCTTGATATGGACAACTACACTTTAAGAAGACACATACGCTTGAACAGGGAACAGCTCGATACATTCATCCGCTTCTTAACAGAATTTGGCCATGATGACCCACCTGTTAGATTTGGAGGGCCTCCACAGATTTCACTAGAACTAAAAGCTTTGATGTTCCTTTGGTACATGAGCAATGCCAATTCATTTAGGGAAATGTCTGACAAATTTAACGTTGGCCAAGGCAGCGCACATCAAATAATTACGAAAATATTAATGTCCATCCATCACCTTTCACACAGATATATTAAGTGGCCAGACGAACATGAAAAGATACACAATACCAGACAATTCTTTCGTACGTCAGGTCAGGAAAACATCATTGGAGCTGTCGATGGTTGTCATTTTGCAATTATTCGTCCAGCCAAATCTGGTATCTCTTATTTGAACAGAAAAGGATATTACTCCGTACTACTACAGGGAGTTTGCGATTGGAAAGGAAaatttgttagtgtttttattGGACCTCCAGGACGGGTCCATGATACACGAATGTTAAGAAAGTCCGATTTGTATGCTGAAAAAGGTGTCTTGTTGGGAAACCAGTGGAAACTGTTAGGCGACTCGGCCTATGTCAGTAATGATTTCCCATTCATCATTACCCCAAAACGTGACAATGGCAATCTCACTGCTACGGATATTCAACAAAATACCAACATATCTAAAGGACGTGTGATAATAGAAAATGCTTTTGGGATGATGAAATGCAGATTCCGCAGAGTTCGTGACATTCAGAACACTAACCTAGAGTTGGTAGTACGCATCATACTGGCAGCCTGTACTCTACACAGTATGTTGATTGAGGATGGATACGTTTGTCCAGATCATCCAGATGGCTGTCCGCGagatgatgctgatgataatgatgatgcaCAGTGA